The Sphingomonas sp. LY54 genome includes a region encoding these proteins:
- a CDS encoding type 1 glutamine amidotransferase domain-containing protein: MPDIAEARILMIATDGFEDSELLVPRQTLIDRGATVTLASLQLSEIKGDNGKTIMPDATIYDVDSKDFDALVLPGGTKNPDKLRMEESVVYTIKKFVDAGKPVAAICHGPWLLVEADVVRGRTVTSWPSIRTDLRNAGAEVVDKEVVVDGNLVTSRKPEDIPAFTDAFIELVESADTRMETA, from the coding sequence ATGCCGGACATTGCCGAGGCCAGGATCCTGATGATCGCCACGGACGGCTTCGAGGATTCGGAGCTGCTGGTGCCGCGGCAGACTTTGATCGACCGCGGCGCGACCGTGACGCTCGCCTCGCTGCAACTCAGCGAGATCAAGGGCGACAACGGCAAGACGATCATGCCGGACGCGACCATATACGATGTCGACAGCAAGGACTTCGACGCCCTGGTCCTGCCCGGCGGGACCAAGAATCCGGACAAATTGCGGATGGAGGAATCGGTCGTCTACACGATCAAGAAGTTCGTCGACGCCGGCAAGCCGGTCGCGGCGATCTGCCACGGCCCTTGGCTGCTGGTCGAGGCGGACGTGGTGCGTGGCCGTACCGTGACCAGCTGGCCCTCGATCCGCACCGACCTCCGCAACGCCGGCGCCGAGGTGGTCGACAAGGAGGTGGTGGTGGACGGCAATCTCGTCACCAGCCGCAAGCCCGAGGATATTCCCGCCTTCACCGACGCATTCATCGAGCTCGTCGAGAGCGCGGACACGCGGATGGAAACCGCCTGA
- a CDS encoding DNA topoisomerase IB, translating into MLCYVEDSSPGITRKRHGRYWQYFDAQGKRITDRDEIDRLNGIGMPPAYERCWFCPKPNGHIQAVGYDAKGRKQYRYHPRFREQQETLKYERLAAFGRALPKLRRRVEQDMARRKIGCDTVLAAVVRLIDATYMRVGNEEYAKENKSFGATTLRNRHARVNSRSLQITYTGKHGIKRCVTVNDRSLARIAKRTQDLPGQNLFEFLDEDGSVRPVTSSDVNGYVKEATGDDFTAKDFRTWGASVIAFEEMVRRAADSDKIRLKSVIAPVAEALGNTPAISRKSYVHPALIEAAKDAGAIGAAKLPRATKYLSAAERGLVAFLDALPGETARVDAKAAAEAKAKGKSKKQAEADMAAKAQAKLKAEAA; encoded by the coding sequence ATGCTCTGCTATGTCGAAGATTCCTCTCCCGGCATCACCCGCAAACGCCACGGCCGCTACTGGCAATATTTCGATGCGCAGGGGAAACGCATCACCGACCGCGACGAGATCGACCGGCTGAACGGGATCGGCATGCCGCCCGCCTATGAGCGATGCTGGTTCTGCCCGAAGCCGAACGGCCACATCCAGGCGGTCGGCTACGATGCGAAGGGCCGCAAGCAATATCGCTACCATCCCCGCTTCCGCGAACAGCAGGAGACCCTCAAATATGAGCGGCTGGCCGCGTTCGGGCGCGCCCTGCCGAAGCTGCGGCGGCGCGTTGAGCAGGACATGGCCCGCCGCAAGATCGGCTGCGACACCGTGCTGGCCGCAGTCGTGCGCCTGATCGACGCCACCTACATGCGCGTCGGCAACGAGGAATATGCCAAGGAGAACAAAAGCTTCGGCGCCACGACGTTGCGCAACCGCCACGCCCGCGTGAACAGCCGAAGCCTGCAGATCACCTATACCGGCAAGCACGGGATCAAACGCTGCGTCACCGTCAACGACCGCAGCCTCGCCCGCATCGCCAAGCGCACCCAGGACCTGCCTGGCCAGAATCTGTTCGAATTTCTCGACGAGGACGGATCGGTCCGGCCGGTCACGTCGAGCGACGTCAACGGCTACGTGAAGGAGGCGACCGGCGACGATTTCACCGCCAAGGATTTCCGGACCTGGGGCGCCAGCGTCATCGCATTCGAGGAGATGGTCAGGCGCGCCGCCGACAGCGACAAGATAAGGCTGAAGAGCGTGATCGCGCCGGTTGCCGAGGCGCTCGGCAACACGCCCGCGATCAGCCGCAAATCCTATGTCCACCCTGCGCTGATCGAGGCCGCCAAGGACGCCGGGGCGATCGGCGCGGCGAAGCTCCCGCGCGCCACCAAATATCTGAGCGCCGCCGAGCGCGGCCTGGTCGCGTTCCTGGACGCCCTCCCCGGCGAGACGGCAAGGGTGGACGCGAAGGCCGCGGCTGAGGCAAAGGCTAAAGGCAAATCGAAGAAGCAGGCGGAAGCGGACATGGCAGCGAAGGCACAGGCGAAGCTGAAGGCAGAAGCAGCCTGA
- a CDS encoding mechanosensitive ion channel family protein translates to MSNANNGSVIDAAENLSEKSVEIATQTSGWISTNGLDILIAAGLGAVIALVLLGVRALACRLMASGAAGDTHWRIIFARVLSRTNLFFIIMCSAELVAEHAATPLALLRVINVLFVIAAALQAAIWARELILGFIQHRVGVAEEHSTLGSAIGIIRLLVSVAVFAIAIILILDNLGVNVTGLVAGLGIGGIAIGLAAQGIFSDLFAALSIIFDKPFRKGDGIKVGQINGSVEQIGLKTTRIRSLSGEEVVVSNAKLLEQQLHNYTNLEHRRMVQMFGVTYQTPPEVLDGIPELVRGIVEGHDHATMVRCGLIGFGASSLDFELQFDIHSLDYEYVFMTRHAIFIEMLKAFATQGIEFAYPTQVSFTAAPDGELIMPYPHVKMLATEDCDN, encoded by the coding sequence ATGAGTAACGCGAATAACGGGAGCGTGATCGACGCCGCCGAGAACCTGTCCGAGAAGAGCGTCGAGATCGCCACCCAGACTTCGGGCTGGATCAGCACCAACGGCCTCGACATCCTGATCGCGGCCGGCCTCGGCGCCGTCATCGCGCTCGTGCTCCTCGGCGTGCGCGCGCTGGCATGCCGCCTGATGGCCAGCGGTGCGGCCGGCGACACCCATTGGCGCATCATCTTCGCGCGCGTCCTCTCCCGGACGAATCTCTTCTTCATCATCATGTGCTCGGCGGAGCTCGTTGCCGAGCATGCGGCGACGCCGCTCGCGCTGTTGCGCGTGATCAACGTCCTGTTCGTCATCGCCGCAGCGCTCCAGGCCGCGATCTGGGCGCGCGAACTGATCCTCGGCTTCATCCAGCACCGCGTCGGCGTCGCCGAGGAGCATAGCACGCTGGGATCGGCGATCGGCATCATCCGCCTGCTCGTCAGCGTGGCCGTATTCGCGATCGCGATCATCCTGATCCTCGACAATCTCGGCGTGAACGTGACCGGCCTTGTCGCCGGCCTCGGCATCGGCGGCATCGCCATCGGTCTCGCCGCGCAGGGCATTTTCTCGGACCTGTTCGCGGCCCTCTCGATCATCTTCGACAAGCCGTTCCGCAAGGGCGACGGCATCAAGGTCGGCCAGATCAACGGGTCGGTCGAGCAGATCGGGCTCAAGACCACGCGCATCCGCTCGCTCTCCGGCGAGGAGGTCGTCGTCTCCAACGCCAAATTGCTCGAGCAGCAGCTCCACAATTATACCAACCTCGAACACCGCCGCATGGTGCAGATGTTCGGGGTTACCTATCAGACGCCGCCCGAGGTGCTGGACGGGATTCCGGAGCTGGTGCGCGGCATTGTCGAGGGGCATGACCATGCCACCATGGTCCGCTGCGGCCTGATCGGCTTCGGCGCCTCAAGTCTCGACTTCGAGCTGCAGTTCGACATCCACTCGCTCGATTACGAATATGTCTTCATGACCCGCCACGCGATCTTCATCGAGATGCTGAAGGCGTTCGCGACGCAGGGCATCGAATTCGCCTACCCCACGCAGGTCAGCTTCACGGCCGCGCCGGACGGCGAGTTGATCATGCCCTACCCGCACGTAAAGATGCTCGCGACCGAGGATTGCGACAATTAG